One Sphaerisporangium krabiense DNA segment encodes these proteins:
- the lpdA gene encoding dihydrolipoyl dehydrogenase → MADGTGPFDIVVLGGGSGGYACALRAAELGKSVALIEKDKIGGTCLHRGCIPTKALLHAAEVADETREATSVGVKARFEGIDMPGVHAFKDKIVNRAWKGVQGLLKSRGVTLIEGAGRLAGPGRVIVGDQAVEGRAVVLATGSAPRSLPGLDIDGERVITSDHALKLDRVPASVIVLGGGVIGVEFASVWRSFGAEVTIVEALPHLLPLEEESSSKLLERAFRRRGIKYELGTRFESVKSNDTGVIVTLEGGKTLEAELLLVAVGRGAVSADLGYEESGVTIERGTVVVDEFCRTGVPGVYAVGDLIPTLQLAHAGFAEGILVAEHIAGLDPVPIDYAGVPRITYSDPEVASVGITSAVARERGYEITELVYDLGGNPKSQIIGTQGAVKIVSQKDGPVLGVHMVGKRMGELVTEGQLIYNWEALPSEVAQLIHAHPTQSEAVGEAMLALAGKPLHVHN, encoded by the coding sequence GTGGCTGATGGCACCGGCCCCTTCGACATCGTTGTCCTGGGCGGCGGTAGCGGCGGGTACGCCTGCGCCCTGCGGGCGGCCGAGCTCGGCAAGTCCGTCGCGCTGATCGAGAAGGACAAGATCGGCGGCACGTGCCTGCACCGGGGGTGCATCCCCACCAAGGCGCTGCTGCACGCGGCGGAGGTCGCCGACGAGACCCGCGAGGCCACGAGCGTGGGCGTCAAGGCGAGGTTCGAGGGCATCGACATGCCCGGCGTCCACGCGTTCAAGGACAAGATCGTCAACCGCGCCTGGAAGGGCGTGCAGGGGCTGCTGAAGAGCCGCGGCGTCACGCTCATCGAGGGCGCGGGCAGGCTCGCGGGCCCCGGCCGCGTCATCGTCGGCGACCAGGCCGTCGAGGGCCGCGCCGTCGTGCTGGCCACCGGCTCGGCGCCGCGGTCGCTGCCCGGCCTGGACATCGACGGCGAGCGCGTCATCACCAGCGACCACGCCCTCAAGCTGGACCGCGTCCCCGCGTCGGTGATCGTCCTCGGCGGCGGCGTGATCGGCGTCGAGTTCGCCTCCGTCTGGCGCTCCTTCGGCGCCGAGGTCACGATCGTCGAGGCCCTGCCCCACCTGCTCCCGCTGGAGGAGGAGTCCAGCTCCAAGCTCCTGGAGCGCGCCTTCCGCCGCCGGGGCATCAAGTACGAGCTCGGCACCCGCTTCGAGAGCGTCAAGAGCAACGACACCGGCGTGATCGTCACGCTGGAGGGCGGCAAGACCCTGGAGGCCGAGCTGCTGCTCGTGGCGGTCGGCCGCGGCGCGGTCTCGGCCGACCTCGGGTACGAGGAGTCCGGCGTCACGATCGAGCGCGGCACCGTCGTCGTCGACGAGTTCTGCCGCACCGGCGTCCCGGGCGTCTACGCCGTCGGCGACCTCATCCCGACCCTCCAGCTCGCGCACGCGGGCTTCGCCGAGGGCATCCTGGTCGCCGAGCACATCGCCGGCCTCGACCCGGTGCCGATCGACTACGCGGGCGTGCCCCGCATCACCTACTCCGACCCCGAGGTGGCCTCGGTCGGCATCACGTCGGCCGTCGCCAGGGAACGAGGCTACGAGATCACGGAACTCGTCTACGACCTGGGCGGCAACCCCAAGAGCCAGATCATCGGCACGCAGGGCGCCGTCAAGATCGTCTCCCAGAAGGACGGCCCGGTGCTCGGCGTCCACATGGTGGGCAAGCGCATGGGTGAACTCGTCACCGAGGGGCAGTTGATCTACAACTGGGAGGCGTTGCCCTCCGAGGTGGCCCAGCTCATCCACGCGCACCCGACCCAGTCCGAGGCTGTCGGCGAGGCGATGCTCGCCCTGGCCGGCAAGCCCCTTCACGTACACAACTAA
- a CDS encoding DUF4191 domain-containing protein, protein MANKPADPERPGRVKQLRMIAQIIQKANPKGMPIVFASALGTLAVFVVLGLVTGLVWQLIVLGLMVAVTVGMVVFGQLAQRAQYSMLDGQPGAAAAILQSMRGNWEVTPAVAVTRDQDVVHRAVGYPGIVLVSEGPGNRVQKMLLAEKKRVQRVAVDVPVYDIQCGEGEGQVPLKKLQRHMMKLPRNLKKQAVSEVNYRLRALPQTLPMPKGPMPRGARMPRGKMR, encoded by the coding sequence ATGGCCAACAAGCCCGCAGACCCAGAGCGCCCGGGGCGCGTCAAGCAGCTCCGCATGATCGCTCAGATCATCCAGAAGGCCAACCCGAAGGGCATGCCGATCGTCTTCGCGTCGGCGCTCGGCACTTTGGCCGTTTTCGTCGTGCTCGGGCTCGTGACGGGTCTGGTGTGGCAGCTCATCGTGCTCGGCCTCATGGTCGCCGTGACGGTCGGCATGGTCGTGTTCGGGCAGCTCGCCCAGCGCGCGCAGTACTCCATGCTCGACGGCCAGCCCGGCGCCGCCGCCGCCATCCTGCAGAGCATGCGCGGCAACTGGGAGGTCACCCCGGCCGTCGCCGTCACCCGCGACCAGGACGTCGTTCACCGCGCCGTCGGCTACCCCGGCATCGTGCTGGTGTCGGAGGGCCCCGGCAACCGCGTGCAGAAGATGCTCCTGGCCGAGAAGAAGCGCGTCCAGCGCGTGGCGGTCGACGTCCCGGTGTACGACATCCAGTGCGGCGAGGGCGAGGGCCAGGTGCCCCTCAAGAAGCTCCAGCGCCACATGATGAAGCTGCCGCGCAACCTCAAGAAGCAGGCGGTGTCGGAGGTCAACTACCGGCTCCGCGCGCTTCCCCAGACCCTTCCCATGCCCAAGGGCCCGATGCCCAGGGGCGCGCGCATGCCGCGCGGCAAGATGCGCTGA
- a CDS encoding beta-glucosidase family protein, with protein MDIEELIRGLDLREKVRLLTGAGMWTLPALSAAGLRELVVSDGPAGVRGGPRPAADPSIALPCPTALAATWDVALVRRAGLLLGREARRKGVHVLLAPRLNVQRGPLSGRHFECFSEDPLLTGEIGAAYVEGVQRCGVAAAPGHFVAGDAETGRFTADVVVDEAALREVYLAPFERVARAGAWAVTAAGHAVGGTTMTEHAGLLRGVLKEEWGFDGVVLADRGAARSTEPAALAGLDVVLPGPGGPWGGRLEEAVRAGRVPEHVLDDKVRRVLRLAARTGALAGATPGDTAGVAVGAAQEPPAATVNGSDAGPVDNPVDGSVDGPIDGPIDGRALAREVAVRSFTLLRNEGGLLPLGGIRSVALVGAAAAEPRIMGGGAARVFPERVVSPLEGLRRREGLDVRHTVGTDPRVRLAPLATPSLAVFRDDEGATLAECPLPTAEARWIGELPPGLDAARLAAVELRASFTPAAGGPHQFSISGAGAFALAVDGHTVLEETLVPAPGEDPASVLLSPPERRIVVELEAGVPVALTVRHATAAPDGVGHVAFGLGHGAPAPDDEVLIAEAAGIAAGADVAVVVVGTTEETEGEGFDRAGPALPGRQDELVARVAAANPRTIVVVNAGAPVEMPWLEQVAAVLLVWFPGQEFGDALADVLFGEAEPGGRLPTTWPARLADAPVPAVAPVEGTPRHEEGALVGHRAWAASGRAPAFWFGHGLGYTSWSYEALAAAPAADGGASVTVAVRNTGGRAGREVVQVYVAPPAGADGGPPPRLAGFAVAEAEPGTSVLVTIPLPERAFQEWAGAGWRAVPGRHLVRAGRSAADLPLAAALTVAG; from the coding sequence GTGGACATCGAGGAACTCATCCGCGGGCTGGACCTTCGCGAGAAGGTCCGCCTGCTGACCGGCGCCGGCATGTGGACGTTGCCCGCCCTGTCCGCCGCCGGCCTGCGCGAACTCGTGGTGAGCGACGGCCCGGCGGGCGTGCGGGGCGGGCCCCGGCCGGCCGCCGACCCGTCGATCGCCCTGCCGTGCCCGACCGCCCTCGCCGCCACCTGGGACGTCGCCCTGGTGCGGCGGGCCGGGCTGCTGCTCGGCCGGGAGGCCCGCCGCAAGGGCGTCCACGTCCTGCTCGCGCCCCGGCTGAACGTCCAGCGCGGCCCGCTGTCCGGCCGCCACTTCGAGTGCTTCTCCGAAGATCCTCTGCTGACCGGCGAGATCGGCGCGGCCTACGTCGAGGGCGTGCAGCGGTGCGGGGTGGCGGCGGCCCCCGGGCACTTCGTGGCGGGCGACGCCGAGACCGGGCGGTTCACGGCCGACGTCGTGGTGGACGAGGCGGCGCTGCGCGAGGTGTACCTGGCGCCGTTCGAGCGGGTGGCGCGGGCGGGCGCGTGGGCCGTGACGGCCGCGGGCCACGCCGTGGGCGGCACCACGATGACCGAGCACGCCGGACTGCTGCGCGGGGTGCTGAAGGAGGAGTGGGGCTTCGACGGGGTGGTGCTCGCGGACCGGGGCGCCGCCCGCTCGACCGAGCCGGCGGCGCTCGCCGGTCTGGACGTCGTGCTGCCCGGCCCCGGCGGCCCCTGGGGCGGGCGCCTGGAGGAGGCGGTCCGCGCCGGCCGGGTCCCCGAGCACGTCCTGGACGACAAGGTACGCCGCGTGCTGCGCCTGGCGGCACGCACGGGCGCCCTGGCCGGCGCCACGCCCGGTGACACCGCCGGCGTCGCCGTGGGCGCGGCGCAGGAGCCACCGGCCGCCACCGTGAACGGCTCCGACGCGGGCCCCGTCGACAACCCTGTTGACGGTTCCGTCGACGGCCCCATTGACGGCCCCATTGACGGCAGGGCGCTGGCGCGCGAGGTGGCCGTCCGGTCGTTCACGTTGCTGCGGAACGAGGGCGGTCTGCTGCCGCTGGGCGGCATCCGCAGCGTGGCGCTGGTCGGCGCGGCGGCGGCCGAGCCGAGGATCATGGGAGGCGGCGCCGCACGGGTCTTCCCCGAGCGGGTGGTCTCCCCGCTGGAGGGCCTGCGCCGCCGGGAGGGGCTGGACGTGCGGCACACCGTGGGCACCGACCCCCGGGTGCGCCTGGCCCCGCTCGCCACGCCCAGCCTGGCGGTGTTCCGGGACGACGAGGGCGCGACGCTCGCCGAGTGTCCGCTGCCCACCGCCGAGGCCCGCTGGATCGGCGAGCTTCCCCCCGGCCTGGACGCCGCGCGCCTGGCGGCCGTGGAGCTGCGCGCGTCGTTCACGCCCGCCGCGGGGGGCCCGCACCAGTTCTCGATCTCGGGCGCGGGCGCGTTCGCGCTGGCCGTGGACGGCCACACCGTGCTGGAGGAGACCCTCGTCCCCGCGCCGGGCGAGGACCCGGCCTCGGTCCTGCTGTCCCCGCCCGAGCGCAGGATCGTCGTCGAGCTGGAGGCGGGCGTCCCGGTCGCGCTGACCGTGCGCCACGCCACCGCGGCGCCGGACGGCGTGGGCCACGTCGCGTTCGGCCTCGGCCACGGCGCGCCCGCCCCCGACGACGAGGTCCTGATCGCCGAGGCGGCGGGCATCGCCGCGGGCGCCGACGTCGCCGTGGTCGTCGTCGGCACGACCGAGGAGACCGAGGGCGAGGGCTTCGACCGGGCGGGCCCGGCGCTACCCGGCCGTCAGGACGAGCTGGTGGCGCGGGTGGCCGCCGCCAACCCGCGCACGATCGTCGTCGTGAACGCCGGGGCCCCGGTCGAGATGCCGTGGCTGGAGCAGGTCGCGGCCGTGCTGCTGGTGTGGTTCCCCGGGCAGGAGTTCGGGGACGCCCTGGCGGACGTGCTGTTCGGTGAGGCCGAGCCGGGCGGGCGGCTGCCCACCACCTGGCCGGCGCGCCTGGCCGACGCCCCCGTCCCGGCCGTCGCCCCGGTGGAGGGCACGCCGCGCCACGAGGAGGGGGCGCTGGTCGGGCACCGCGCCTGGGCGGCCTCCGGCCGGGCCCCGGCGTTCTGGTTCGGGCACGGGCTCGGCTATACGAGCTGGTCCTACGAGGCCCTGGCCGCCGCGCCGGCCGCGGACGGCGGCGCGTCGGTGACGGTGGCGGTACGCAACACCGGCGGGCGCGCGGGCCGCGAGGTCGTGCAGGTCTACGTGGCGCCGCCCGCGGGAGCGGACGGCGGGCCGCCGCCGCGGCTGGCGGGGTTCGCGGTCGCCGAGGCCGAGCCGGGCACCAGCGTCCTGGTGACGATCCCCCTGCCGGAGCGCGCCTTCCAGGAGTGGGCCGGGGCCGGATGGCGGGCCGTCCCGGGCCGTCATCTGGTGCGCGCGGGACGCTCCGCGGCCGATCTTCCGCTCGCGGCGGCGCTCACCGTCGCCGGCTGA
- a CDS encoding Type 1 glutamine amidotransferase-like domain-containing protein, which translates to MSRLGQSHILAIGGGSFRPTDRYGFIEASALLRYALDLSGQDRPRLGLLATATGDDADWLLKMYGAFRAWDVEVSHLTVFPMPNVDSPKDWVLEQDVIYVSGGSVANLAALWRLHGLDEAFEEAWRSGVVLSGQSAGALCWHVGGNTDSFGPVLRPWAEGLGLLPYSCGVHYNSDPQRRALLHESIASGELPPGYAADEGVALHYVGREFIQAVTVDPRGYAYKIERDEDGDVKEFRIEPRLLTT; encoded by the coding sequence ATGAGCAGGCTCGGCCAGTCCCACATTCTCGCCATCGGCGGTGGTTCGTTCCGTCCCACCGACCGGTACGGGTTCATCGAGGCCTCCGCCCTGCTCCGCTACGCGCTCGACCTGAGCGGCCAGGACCGTCCCAGGCTGGGCCTGCTCGCCACGGCCACCGGCGACGACGCCGACTGGCTGCTGAAGATGTACGGCGCGTTCCGCGCCTGGGACGTCGAGGTGAGCCATCTGACGGTGTTCCCCATGCCGAACGTCGACAGCCCCAAGGACTGGGTGCTCGAACAGGACGTGATCTACGTGAGCGGGGGCAGCGTCGCCAACCTCGCGGCCCTGTGGCGGCTGCACGGCCTGGACGAGGCGTTCGAGGAGGCGTGGCGGTCGGGCGTGGTGCTGTCGGGGCAGAGCGCCGGCGCGCTGTGCTGGCACGTCGGCGGCAACACCGACTCCTTCGGCCCGGTGCTGCGCCCGTGGGCCGAGGGCCTCGGCCTGCTGCCCTACTCCTGCGGCGTCCACTACAACTCCGACCCCCAGCGGCGCGCCCTGCTGCACGAGTCGATCGCCTCGGGCGAGCTGCCGCCCGGGTACGCCGCGGACGAGGGCGTCGCCCTGCACTACGTGGGCCGCGAGTTCATCCAGGCGGTCACCGTCGACCCGCGGGGCTACGCCTACAAGATCGAACGGGACGAGGACGGCGACGTGAAGGAGTTCAGGATCGAACCCCGCCTTCTCACCACATGA
- a CDS encoding TIGR01777 family oxidoreductase, protein MSVVITGSSGLLGSALVRVLRDEGRSVVRLVRRAPTAPGEAFWNPGEGVLDPAVLEGAEAVVHLAGAGVADRRWTPEFRRELVESRVTGTRTLATAIAALDLPPAVLLSGSAIGVYGDTGDHPVDESAEPRARPGSRPRAVGEPGEGPTGQWLAALVRAWEAETAPAEEAGVRVVHLRTGHVLTREGGFLGKMLPVFRVGLGAPLGSGRQYTSWISMPDWTGAVLHLMAEPAVSGPVNLTAPGPVTNAEFTRALGRALRRPTLPVPVPALALRAALGGLADEGVLIGQRVMPRRLLEMGYRFQHPRLDAALAAIL, encoded by the coding sequence ATGTCAGTCGTGATCACCGGCTCGTCCGGCCTTCTCGGCTCGGCCCTCGTCCGCGTCCTGCGCGACGAGGGCCGTTCCGTCGTCAGGCTCGTGCGCCGCGCGCCCACGGCCCCCGGCGAGGCGTTCTGGAACCCGGGCGAGGGCGTCCTGGACCCGGCGGTGCTGGAGGGCGCCGAGGCGGTCGTGCACCTGGCGGGCGCGGGGGTGGCCGACCGGCGGTGGACCCCGGAATTCCGGCGCGAGCTGGTCGAGAGCCGGGTCACCGGCACCCGCACCCTCGCCACCGCGATCGCCGCCCTGGACCTCCCGCCCGCCGTCCTGCTGTCCGGCTCGGCCATCGGCGTGTACGGCGACACCGGCGACCATCCGGTGGACGAGTCCGCCGAGCCCCGGGCACGCCCCGGGTCGCGGCCCCGCGCGGTCGGCGAGCCGGGCGAGGGGCCCACCGGCCAGTGGCTCGCCGCGCTGGTGCGGGCTTGGGAGGCCGAGACGGCGCCGGCGGAGGAGGCCGGGGTGCGGGTCGTCCACCTGCGCACCGGGCACGTCCTGACCCGCGAGGGCGGGTTCCTCGGCAAGATGCTCCCGGTCTTCCGCGTGGGTCTCGGCGCGCCGCTCGGCTCCGGCCGTCAGTACACCTCGTGGATCTCCATGCCCGACTGGACCGGCGCGGTGCTGCACCTGATGGCCGAGCCCGCGGTCTCCGGGCCGGTCAACCTGACCGCCCCCGGGCCCGTCACCAACGCCGAGTTCACCAGGGCGCTCGGCCGGGCGCTGCGGCGGCCCACCCTGCCGGTCCCGGTGCCGGCGCTCGCGCTGCGGGCCGCGCTCGGCGGCCTGGCGGACGAAGGCGTGCTCATCGGCCAGCGGGTGATGCCCCGCCGCCTGCTGGAGATGGGGTACCGGTTCCAGCATCCTCGTCTCGACGCGGCATTGGCGGCCATACTCTAG
- a CDS encoding class I SAM-dependent methyltransferase: MSAPTSAGVSRGPVGEAPTVRANRAWWDSAADDYQAEHGAFLRDDGFVWCPEGLDEADARLLGEVRGLRVLEIGCGAGQCGRWLASRGAVVAGFDLSFRQLRHSRRIDEEHGSRLPVVQADAGRMPFADASFDVACSAFGALPFVADAGAVLAEARRVLRPGGRLVFSVSHPIRWAFPDDPGPRGLTADRSYFDRAPYVEHDEHGEVSYVEHHRTLGDWVAAIVSAGLVLTSLTEPEWPAGHDRPWGGWSPLRGRHLPGTAIFTCVRPEG; encoded by the coding sequence ATGTCCGCTCCCACCTCGGCGGGGGTCTCCCGTGGCCCGGTGGGCGAGGCGCCGACCGTGCGGGCCAACCGCGCCTGGTGGGACTCGGCCGCCGACGACTACCAGGCCGAGCACGGCGCGTTCCTGCGGGACGACGGCTTCGTCTGGTGCCCGGAGGGGCTGGACGAGGCCGACGCCCGACTGCTCGGCGAGGTGCGCGGCCTGCGGGTGCTGGAGATCGGGTGCGGGGCCGGGCAGTGCGGCCGGTGGCTGGCCTCGCGGGGGGCCGTGGTCGCGGGGTTCGACCTGTCCTTCCGCCAGTTGCGGCACTCCCGCCGCATCGACGAGGAGCACGGGTCGCGCCTGCCGGTCGTGCAGGCCGACGCCGGGCGCATGCCGTTCGCCGACGCCTCCTTCGACGTGGCGTGCTCGGCGTTCGGCGCGCTGCCGTTCGTCGCGGACGCGGGCGCGGTGCTGGCGGAGGCCCGGCGGGTGCTGCGCCCGGGCGGGCGGCTGGTGTTCTCGGTGAGCCACCCGATCCGCTGGGCGTTCCCCGACGATCCGGGGCCGCGCGGGCTGACCGCCGACCGGTCCTACTTCGACCGGGCGCCGTACGTCGAGCACGACGAGCACGGCGAGGTCTCCTACGTCGAGCACCATCGCACGCTGGGCGACTGGGTGGCGGCGATCGTGTCGGCCGGGCTGGTGCTCACCTCGCTGACCGAGCCCGAGTGGCCGGCGGGCCACGACCGCCCCTGGGGCGGCTGG
- the lipA gene encoding lipoyl synthase yields MTVAPEGRKLLRLEVRNSQTPIERKPPWIKTRLRNGPNFNEIKNLVKDQGLHTVCQEAGCPNISECWEDREATFLIGGDQCTRRCDFCQIDTGKPKEYDKDEPRRVAESVVQMGLRYATVTGVARDDLPDGGAWLYAETARQIHAQVPGCGVELLVPDFNGHRDQLEEVFSSRPEVFAHNIETVPRIFKRIRPAFRYERSLGVITTAHEAGLVTKSNLILGMGEERDEIVQAMRDLHEAGCDLLTITQYLRPTPRHHPVDRWVKPQEFAELQQEAEAIGFAGVMSGPLVRSSYRAGRLYRQAVEARQTA; encoded by the coding sequence GTGACCGTTGCTCCTGAAGGCCGAAAGCTCCTCCGCCTGGAGGTGCGCAACAGCCAGACCCCTATCGAGCGCAAGCCCCCGTGGATCAAGACCCGGCTCAGGAACGGGCCGAACTTCAACGAGATCAAGAACCTCGTGAAGGACCAGGGTCTCCATACGGTCTGCCAGGAGGCCGGCTGCCCGAACATCTCCGAGTGCTGGGAGGACCGCGAGGCCACCTTCCTCATCGGCGGCGACCAGTGCACGCGGCGCTGCGACTTCTGCCAGATCGACACCGGCAAGCCCAAGGAGTACGACAAGGACGAGCCGCGCCGCGTGGCCGAGTCCGTCGTCCAGATGGGGCTGCGCTACGCCACCGTCACCGGCGTCGCCCGTGACGACCTGCCCGACGGCGGCGCGTGGCTGTACGCCGAGACCGCCAGGCAGATCCACGCGCAGGTCCCCGGCTGCGGCGTCGAGCTGCTCGTGCCCGACTTCAACGGGCACCGCGACCAGCTCGAAGAGGTCTTCTCCAGCCGTCCGGAGGTCTTCGCGCACAACATCGAGACCGTGCCGCGCATCTTCAAGCGCATCCGCCCGGCCTTCCGCTACGAGCGCTCCCTCGGCGTCATCACCACGGCGCACGAGGCCGGGCTCGTCACCAAGTCCAACCTCATCCTCGGCATGGGCGAGGAGCGCGACGAGATCGTCCAGGCCATGCGCGACCTGCACGAGGCCGGGTGCGACCTGCTGACGATCACCCAGTACCTGCGGCCGACGCCGCGGCACCACCCGGTGGACCGCTGGGTCAAGCCGCAGGAGTTCGCCGAACTGCAGCAGGAGGCCGAGGCGATCGGCTTCGCCGGGGTCATGTCCGGCCCGCTGGTCCGCTCGTCCTACCGCGCCGGCCGTCTCTACCGGCAGGCCGTGGAGGCCCGGCAGACCGCCTGA
- the sucB gene encoding 2-oxoglutarate dehydrogenase, E2 component, dihydrolipoamide succinyltransferase: MPVSVTMPQLGESVTEGTVTRWLKKEGDHVETDEPLLEVSTDKVDTEIPSPSSGVLTKIVVAEDETVEVGAELAVIDQNGAAGGAAAPAQAEPQAQPEPEPEPEPEPEEAKAAPAPEPAPAPASSIPQPPQPAAQPPRPQAAPAPPTPAAPSAPAAPAAGGESPYVTPLVRKLATEHGVDLENLSGTGVGGRIRKQDVLEAARAQREQAAQAQAPQAAQPAPAAPAAPAAQAPAPAPEPVQADTTLRGRTEKMTRIRQTIAKRTLESLQTSAQLTTVVEVDVTKIARLRDRAKAEFQRREGVKLSFTPFFALATVEALKQHPKLNAVINSETSEVTYFDHEHLAFAVDAERGLASAVIKDAGDLNLAGLARKIADLAERTRTNKVSPDELSGGTFTLTNTGSRGALFDTPIINQPQVAILGTGAVVKRPVVVDTPEGEVIAVRSMVYLALTYDHRLVDGADAARFLTTVKRRLEEGRFEAQLGLA, translated from the coding sequence ATGCCGGTTTCCGTAACCATGCCCCAGCTCGGCGAGAGCGTGACCGAGGGCACCGTCACCCGCTGGTTGAAGAAGGAGGGGGACCACGTCGAGACCGACGAGCCGTTGCTCGAGGTCTCCACCGACAAGGTCGACACCGAGATCCCCTCCCCGTCCTCCGGCGTCCTGACCAAGATCGTGGTCGCCGAGGACGAGACCGTGGAGGTCGGCGCCGAGCTGGCGGTCATCGACCAGAACGGCGCCGCCGGGGGCGCGGCCGCTCCCGCGCAGGCCGAACCGCAGGCGCAGCCCGAACCCGAGCCGGAGCCGGAGCCCGAGCCGGAGGAGGCCAAGGCCGCCCCCGCCCCGGAGCCGGCCCCCGCCCCCGCGTCCTCGATTCCTCAGCCGCCGCAGCCCGCGGCCCAGCCGCCGCGGCCCCAGGCCGCCCCGGCCCCGCCCACCCCGGCCGCGCCGAGCGCCCCCGCGGCGCCCGCCGCGGGCGGCGAGAGCCCGTACGTGACGCCGCTGGTGCGCAAGCTCGCCACCGAGCACGGCGTCGACCTCGAGAACCTGAGCGGCACCGGCGTCGGCGGCCGCATCCGCAAGCAGGACGTCCTGGAGGCGGCGCGCGCCCAGCGCGAGCAGGCCGCCCAGGCCCAGGCGCCGCAGGCCGCCCAGCCCGCGCCCGCCGCGCCCGCCGCCCCGGCGGCGCAGGCCCCGGCCCCGGCGCCCGAGCCGGTCCAGGCCGACACCACCCTGCGCGGGCGCACCGAGAAGATGACGCGCATCCGGCAGACCATCGCCAAGCGCACGCTGGAGTCGCTGCAGACCTCCGCGCAGCTCACCACGGTCGTCGAGGTCGACGTCACCAAGATCGCGCGGCTGCGCGACCGCGCCAAGGCGGAGTTCCAGCGCCGCGAGGGCGTCAAGCTCAGCTTCACGCCGTTCTTCGCGCTGGCCACCGTCGAGGCGCTCAAGCAGCACCCCAAGCTCAACGCGGTGATCAACAGCGAGACCAGCGAGGTCACCTACTTCGACCACGAGCACCTGGCCTTCGCCGTGGACGCCGAGCGCGGCCTGGCCTCCGCGGTGATCAAGGACGCCGGCGACCTCAACCTCGCCGGGCTCGCCCGCAAGATCGCCGACCTGGCCGAGCGCACCCGCACCAACAAGGTCAGCCCCGACGAGCTGTCCGGCGGCACGTTCACGCTGACCAACACCGGCAGCCGCGGCGCGCTGTTCGACACGCCGATCATCAACCAGCCGCAGGTCGCGATCCTCGGCACGGGCGCGGTCGTCAAGCGCCCTGTCGTGGTCGACACCCCTGAGGGCGAGGTCATCGCCGTCCGCTCGATGGTGTACCTCGCGCTGACCTACGACCACCGCCTGGTGGACGGCGCCGACGCCGCCCGCTTCCTGACGACGGTCAAGCGCCGTCTGGAAGAGGGCCGCTTCGAGGCGCAGCTCGGCCTGGCCTGA
- the lipB gene encoding lipoyl(octanoyl) transferase LipB: MVRLGVDVPYEQAWELQRAVHARRAAEAIPDTCLLLEHAPVYTAGTRTSADERPADGTPVVDVDRGGKITWHGPGQLVAYPVVRLAGAREVTTFIRLLEDSLISVCADFGVTARRVTGRGGVWVPGDPALGVPDRAIGAIGIRVSRGVTMHGYALNCANDPTWFDRIVPCGIRGVGVTSLSAETGRRVTVDEVLPFAEKRLAEALGAQGLDVQEEDLLSGRF; the protein is encoded by the coding sequence CTGGTCCGCCTCGGGGTCGACGTCCCGTACGAGCAGGCGTGGGAGCTCCAGCGGGCGGTGCACGCCCGCCGGGCCGCCGAGGCCATCCCCGACACCTGCCTGCTGCTGGAGCACGCCCCCGTCTACACGGCGGGCACGCGCACGAGCGCCGACGAGCGTCCCGCCGACGGCACCCCGGTCGTCGACGTCGACCGCGGCGGCAAGATCACCTGGCACGGCCCCGGGCAGCTCGTCGCCTACCCGGTCGTCCGCCTCGCCGGCGCCCGCGAGGTGACCACCTTCATCCGGCTCCTTGAGGACTCGCTGATCAGCGTCTGCGCCGACTTCGGCGTGACCGCGCGGCGCGTCACGGGCCGGGGCGGGGTGTGGGTGCCGGGCGACCCGGCGCTCGGCGTCCCCGACCGCGCGATCGGCGCGATCGGCATCCGGGTCTCCCGCGGCGTCACCATGCACGGCTACGCGCTCAACTGCGCCAATGACCCGACCTGGTTCGACCGCATCGTCCCGTGCGGCATCCGGGGCGTGGGCGTGACGTCCCTGTCGGCGGAGACGGGCCGGCGGGTCACCGTGGACGAGGTCCTCCCCTTCGCCGAGAAGCGGCTGGCCGAGGCGCTCGGCGCCCAGGGGCTCGACGTCCAGGAGGAGGACCTGCTGTCGGGCCGGTTCTGA